Part of the Zingiber officinale cultivar Zhangliang chromosome 8A, Zo_v1.1, whole genome shotgun sequence genome, CCTTGTAAGTGAAGCAGTAGAAGTTttagtaagtgaaactaggtcctagtgagtaaaggtaagtagagaaagtcctagtgggtgaagctaggtagtaaaaaatcctagggggaggttgggtaatgagaagtcttggaagagtaaactccaagcatgtgTGATCAAATGATTTCCAATCGACCGCATGTGATCAACTGGATCAACGGATCTTGAAAGCTGCAACCGTTGATTTgctttaatattttatatctattgtgcaaatttaatattttaagaaaatcttAGTTTATTAGGTTGATCAGACACTAAATAGGACCAAAAAAAGACTAAATATATCCGGAGAACTAAATGTTTGACAGATAAGGTTAGATAAGCAACATGAAGAGAGATCTAATGAGGACGTGTTTTCTGTTAAGAAAACAGTagacgtcgatccgacttaggATTTCAGCGAAATATAAAGTTAGGACTGGATAGTCATGTAAttgtcaaaatatttatttttcatattatacAAGTTTTGCTAACTCTATGGGGTAGGACATCGAAGCTAGAAGCTAAATGGAAAAAGGAGTTCTAAGCGCTCGGAAAGAGACCAGGCGGCTTGAGGTCAAAGCGTTGAAGTGAGGCTAGACACTTGTATGGTGCTACCACTTGTTTAGATGAGTTGGCATGCTCCAATTGACCGGCACACATCAGTATTCAGGCACCCTAGGTAGTCCAAACCTCCAATGATGAATAGAGGCTAATATATAGAACTTTACTCAAATACAGCTATATCAATATTCCAAGCGCATAAAAGAGGATAACCCAGCGTCAAAACGGGATTAAATAGACCTTAGCCCATATGCCTATAAAGTACAGTCAGCGACAATTATCAAAGACGACGTCTTTTCAGATGATAGGTGGAGTGTGTAAGCTATAAAAAGCATAGGTGAAGTAAGATCAAGTTGAAGTAATCAAGTTGAAGTTGAATTATTCTATTTGCCTCAGATCTGGTACCAATCCATGGAAAATTCGGCCACTCAACACGTAAACTCCGTGAAAATGTGATAACAATAAATTCAACTCTGAACGCGTTCAATATCTCGTTACAGATGATGACTAGGAAATTCCCATGAAACTCAAATACCTTTCATAAAGAAATTGAAAGATTCATTtcgtgaaccaactctaacacaaTCTTCGGTCAAATCTTTAGTTTTTTTCATCGATGAAGCCTTTGAGATCGCCCAAAGTATAGACATCATCTGCAAGAGATGCATTATAGGGTCCGAGCAATGTTCTTGAACTCATTGAGGCAAGACTGTAGGATCTTTTGGCGCTTGTTAAGTGACTGCCTTTCATTTTGAAGAATGTCGACAGCACCAGGTGCCACGAACATGTCCATGAACTTTTCATCGTTTACGGCAAATAGTTCGAGGCCGAGAGCAACAAACAGTCTTTCTCTACTGCAGCATTGAACAGAAGATCTTACAAGTTAACAAACATCCAACAGCACTGGAAGAGAATGTGGAGGCATAGGAAGCATACCAGGGAGTTAAGAATCCAGCACTCAAGGCCGAGAGGACATTTCTCTCGATCAGAACTTGGCGAATCCTAGCGAAATGTTGAGCTGACATGGAACAGATCTCGGCATACGAAGATCCAGCTTTTGAGCCCATAGTACCTGCCCCAAACAATATGCTGTTGTTTTGGAATCTGTTAGCATCTACATTTCTTCCACCAGCAAGTCTTGCTTGCCGTTTCCTCCCTCCGACATCCATTAGGTTCccaatttccttcttcttgatcccgAAATCATCACTTGGCTGATCAGGTGAAGGTGTTTCGGGAACTGTCAATTGGCTTTCTCTAAGCACATCCTTTGTTGTTTCAGTTACTTTACCAGGCGTTGAGTGTTGTTGATCTTTAGGCGCTACATTCTCTTGATCAGCACCAACTTCATCTGCTGCACTGTCTGACAGTTCGGGGAAAAATGAGGCAGCAGGAAGCTGACTATATCTCCCGACATCAGCTACAAGATCATTCTCATAGCAGACTTGGGAGTAGGGGCTAGTCACTGAATTGAGATGGTGTTGCACTATTTGTTTGCATTGCTTGGATAGATCATGGATGAAGTTGTTGTAAGAACGCCTTAGAGCAGCATGAAATCCAATGTACCCATCCATATCACCATTTTTCTTCCGGTCTGAACCGATATGAATAGATTAGTAGGATAAAAAGCACTTATAAAAATAGTGTCACGAAAACAAAATAATTACTGTAAGTCAAGACCAAGATAAATTTTTAGTATTATATCGCATCTAGACAAACCCAAAAAACTGCAACAAACATAGTTTGATGACAATGATAACGACCATGATGATTATCTGAACTGAAGGATACAATGGACAAGTTCATACACAAAGTATCAAGTATTTCTGAATAAGACTATTCAAATGAGCATTGAGGTGCAAAACATTCATTTCTGAAATGAGGCAACAGCAACAACATAAAAAATTTGACAGATTCTAAAGAATTTTGTTTACTTACATTGTTTAGTGCATGGAAATGCAGAATACCAAAGAGATACCACCAATACTAGAAAATGATAAACCCCACATCAGTGGCTTGTTGGAAAAATGTGAAATGTTACTCAACTTCACGAAAAAGTAACGTACACTCCAAGGGGGTTTCTGTTTTCTGTGCGGCTTACTATAATCAGCTGTCAGCTAAGTAACAATCAAGTGCTAAAGAGAGTATGCATTTACTTTCACAATTCATATTGTTACATATATAACTTTTTATTGGAGTTAAGCATGCAATTAACTAGAGAACTTTATTCAAAGAAATTTAAGAGAGATGTTTGCAATCTTAAGGAGCAAGTTGTAAGAGAAAACAGTTACTCATAATTTGAGAAACAATATAttacttgaaaaaaaaacttattcaagATCTTCTATCCCCCAATGTTTCCTTCTTATGAATCCAGGCATTAAATGAACCTCACATACATAAAGTACATATTACCCAAACAGAGAAAAAGGATTCTAACACAACAAAATGACCAGTTAGCAACTTACACTCAGAGTCATGACTTCGGTTGCGCACCAAAGCAAGGTCAAAAAGGCTTTTAAGAACAAATGAAAGGCGTTCACATGCTGTATCCAGAAGAGGAGCAAGCCAAGCTCGTGCAGCAGCACGTGCTATTTCAGCAGCTGCCTCGGATAAACCTCCACCCCCTCCTCTTCCAGCATAAGCAAGCAGTATATTTGCAACCTGAATGCCAAGGGCATTGTTGAAATAACTTAACAATAAGCTTGCAACAATTCAAATTTACTCAAAAGTCAGAAAAAACCAGCAACTGTAAATTTAGTTTTACTTTCTCTCTAGAAACTTGTGGGCACTCAATAGAATATGTAGCACATCTGAATTCATGCATTACTCTCTCAAACGCTGCTCCTCCATAAAGTCTAAGGGTGTGATTTGGAGGCTTCAGGGCCACAGTGACTCCAGGCCAGCTTCCGTTACCACTCTCTGACCGCTCTTCACCAGTGGTTTTACCCCATTGCTCAGGAGCTGGATCCGCTGCTCCTTCAATTAAGGTCACCTAAAAGAATGCAGAAATATCATCTGATGTACAAAAATAAGTACAACGCGAAGAAGAAATGAACTCAATAATGGAGATTCAAATACATCTGTACCATATGACTGCAGATAGAAGCTACATACAACATAGCTGAATGCCTAAGTTGGGTAACATCAGAGGTTGCCTGTAACTTGGATTCTATCCTGATTAATTCAATGGACACTTCGTTACAACGCTGTTCTAATTGCGCAAGTGTAGCCGGAGCCGCTTCCTTGTATCGATTTTGAAGTTCAGTTTCTAAGAATTCACGTAGACGACTAAATCCAACATATGGtccaaacttttcctcattaaatcCTCCCTTAACATTATCACGCAAATGGCGATGTACTTCTGCATCTACCTGAGAAATCTGTCTACGGAATTCCTCATTTGTAACAGTTCCACGATCCTTGGGCAGAGCCACAAAAAAAGGGTGAACATTTTCGCCTAGGTATCCACTTGCACTTAGATAGTTATCTACTTCCCATCGTTCAGTAAATTCCTAAAGGCACgcattaaaacaaaaaaaataatgtaaTGAAGTTAAACAGAATTATCAACAATTAAATGGGGGAGATTCTGACACCTTCAAGCGATTATCAAACTTAGAAATGACTATAAGTGTTCGTTTAAAGTTTGGATCAATCTCACGGACTGCATCCAACCATAGGGAAGAACACCATTCCACACTGCTCTGCTGAAGGAACAGGAGAAGGCGATGAGGCGGGCTTGCTAACGACTTCACCATTGACAAAATCTCACTAGGAGTGCTCTCtggttctcctttctttgccTATAAGAGAGAAGTTTAAGACGCAATGAATGAGAAAAAATGGAAGcttaattttatttctttagcaagTTTGCTGAAATAAATAAATCACCTTCAGGACAAAGCCAGGGGTGTCGATAATGGTGAGATTAGGACAATAGGCATATTCAGCTCGCATCACAATAGGTTTCGAGGAAACAGCAGCCTGAACCTTTCTTAGATGCGTTTCTGTTCTTGATCTTATAACATCAGCTATTGAAGGAGCCAAAACAATTGGGGCTCCATACTCTTCTGAGTCTTCTTCCTGTTGTTATAAAAGTCCGGCAATGAGCATACCATTCATCAAACCTATATTACCAAATAAAGAAAGGCGAAAtcttgataaaaataaaaataataataaaaaagacaATTTTTGTCACACGATGCAGAAACCTCTGGACAATTTACAGGCTAGGAAATATAAAGGAGATAAACCCTAAAAATTGAGAGAAACATAAAAAGAAATCTAATACTCCAGGTATTTACACCTGAAATCTGCATCGAGGTTCGAGGGCGGACGGATCGTGGACCATCTGGAGTACGAGGGGTCTCCGGGTGCCCATCTCCACCTCCCGCACGTTGAACCGGAAGCCGAGGAGAGCTTCAAGAAGTGAGCTTTTGCCATCAGATTGACCGCCGAGGGCGACGATCTCAGGAATGGGAAGCTTCTCGCCGAAGGCGACGGCGGCTGCTTGCAGGCGGTTGTAGGCCTCAAAGCGGGTCCTGAAATCGGAGGACGCAGCGGTCGAGACAGAGGATTCCATCTGCGCAGGAGGCAGAGCTCTCCGGGAGGCGGAGGAATGGGTCTTTGAGTTCGGGGTTTTCACCGGAGTAGAGCCCTGGAATCCATTGGCCGCCATGGTACAGCGAGagtgagagaaagagagagattcGGAAATTTGAAATGAAGCGAATTGGGATCGGGAGGgataagaataaaagagaaacaggCGATAGCCGGTGGCCCGGTGGGATGGTAAATGGATTGGGCTTTCATAATAGCCCATATCAAGATATAGAATTTTTATCTTCGCCTTCAACTTCAAATTTATTTTGCACCTGCAATTATTCGATTTACATCTTTTTCCAATTCTTTGAAATTTTTAGTGGAAAAAAGGTGAAAGACCGTAATTTATATAAAGTTTTGACTCTTTTAAGTAAATAGTCTACACAATACTTGGTAGATTAGAGTGAAATGATtgggaaaaataaatttcaacatGAATTATGGTAGATTAAGTGAAAATGAATATATGATAATGaactttaaaaaaatacatatatttttagatattttattaCTAGTCCATGTAAAATTAATTAGATCTGAATTTAATCACATTCTTTTAGATTATTGATGGTAAACTACTGTTGAAAAAAATTGAATATATTAAATAGGATATCGTTGcacttttaatatttttaaaaaatttaaagatgTTAGATTCGTATTAAATAAACATCATTGTACTAATATTATTCCGTTGAATATAATCATatgtatttaattatttttaaattatataagatccttaaatatttttaactaggaATTTGACAAGGGGACGAAGTGGCATTTAGAAAAACAGATAtttcattttttgaaattttaaaaagctAAGTAAGATGTACTCTTTTATATACATACTATTTATATCCTAACAATAACTGCACAACATTTGTACATTTAAAAAGTATAATTTTGTTGTAATACTCAATAATAAATATACACAATAAGGTAATATTTTTAATCAACTCACAGAAAATAAAAGGTTTCCCAGAATATAAAAacctaatatttaaaattttaataattatcaATGTAGAATCAGAGTGATGTACTGCTGTAAATTCTGGTACCATAAGGATAAGTTTAGTTGATTATTAAtagaaatatatattaaaattgaaATCTAAAATAATGCTCTAATATATATCCATCTTAATGTGTTATTCTAAATTATAATAACTAAAGATAATTAATCGAGCAAAGTTAAGGATATACATCTTTGACTTTGACTCCTTCTCTAATAAATAAAATCattgatatatatattttatatctcAACCTAAAAAAAATTGATCCATATCATCGTATCTCTCCGTTGAATCAGTAAACACTTTATTAGTAAACACTCATGCATTTAAGATAAATTCATCAACAATTTTATCCCTAAAAACTTGAGCACTATAAATTTCCATTATTTCTATCACTAAATGTACAAATCCTTAGGAACACTAATGGCTCCTCCACTATCCTATCTGATTTCTCTTGCACTTTTCATATCTTTTATTCTTCTGCCCGCATCAGCTTCATCAAATGAAGAAAGAAGGGTAATCATATTGCAATTGTAAATTTAGTTTGTAAAAATTGttatttaatctaatttaaatcaataaaTATTGCAGATTTATATTGTGTATATGGGAGCTCTACATTCATCAGAGTATCCAACCTCTGAACTCCATCTTAATTTGCTCAAACAAATTCTTGTAAATGGGTAATAATTAAGTTGATATTACCTTATTTTGTAAAAAGTTAATTATATTTTGTTGAATTTTGAGACTAAAACAATTTATAATGCAGTTCCCCCAGTGAGTCATTGGTGTATAGTTACCAGAGGAGTTTCAGTGGATTTGCTGCTAAACTTACGACTGAAGAGGCTGAAACATTGAATGGTATATTGAATAGTTATTATTTTGACGATAAAAAtagatatataataaataaataaacaataataatataaACATAAATGAATTTCAGGAATGAAGGGAATAGTTTCAGTATTTCTTAGTAAAATCATGGAGCTTCGTACGACGAGGTCATGGGATTTCCTCAACTTCACGCAGATAGTTAATAGGAATCCCACAATGGAAAGTAATGTCATCATTGGAATGTTTGATACTGGAATTTGGCCGGAATCCAAATCCTTCAATGATAAGGGATTGCGACCTCCGCCGAGGAAATGGAAGGGTGCTTGCAAAAACATGACATGTAACAAGTATATAtgttaatttataattatttgacTGAATTTATTATATATGTTTAAAGTTGCGACTAATATAAATTTATGGTTGAttgaatatataattaattaagcaAAATTATCGGCGCGCGTTACTACAATGGCGGAGGCCTTTACCAGTCGGACGAAGCATCTCCGCTCGACTTCATAGGTCACGGGTCGCACACATCTTCCATCGCCGCCGGCCGGAGCGTCTCCCAGGCCAGCCTCTACGGCCTCGCGAAGGGCACTGCTCGGGGGGCCGTGCCGTCGGCGAAGCTCGCTGTGTACAAGGTGTGCGCGTCGTTCTTGTGCTACGAGCATGACATCTTGGCGGGATTTGACGATGCGATCGCCGATGGCGTCGACATCATCTCCGCGTCAATCAGCTTCCCCTACCATGCCCATGATTACTTCGACGACGCGATAGCAATTGGTTCGTTCCACGCCATGGCGAACGGGATTTTAACGTCGACCGCCGCTGGGAACTCAGGGCCAGGTCATTACTCGGTCGGCAACGTGGCACCGTGGTTGATATCGGCGACGGCGAGCAGCATCGATAGGCATATAATTGGCAGGGTGGTCACGGGAGACAATGTGTCCACTACGGTGagtaaattaattaatcataCAATTTAATTAACCATATGCAAAATTAAACTTGTGTTCTTAATCTTGTTTATCTATTATACATACTGATACAGTGCGTATTTTGTGGGGTCAATAAGATGATGTGATTCGGAGTCAAGGCCGCAAGAGGGTCATAAGTCAGACCCAACGTGTAGGTTGGaacatacatgccttggatagcaataagcaaaTACGGGTCGGGAGTCAGACCCAATGTGCAGGTCAAAACATATATGTcctggatagcaataagcagatgcgggtcgggaattagacccagcgtgcaggtcgggacgtacataccttggatagcaataagcaaaTACGGGTCGGgagtcagacccagcgtgcagatcGGAACATACATGCCCTGGATAGCAGtaagcagatgcgggtcgggaatcagacccagcgtgcaggtcgggacgtacatgccttggatagcaataagcaaaTACGGGTCGAGAGTCAGACATagtgtgcaggtcgggacatacatgtCTTGGATAGCGGTAAGCGAATACAGGTCAAGAACTAGATCCATCATGCATGTTGGGATATACATGCTTCAGATGACGCAGACGAAGGTGGGTCAGGAGGTCAGACACTACATGACAAACATAcctgcaaggaatcgtaaccacctgtcagagaataatcatcacatgtcagggaatattctaatgaTAGGAGGCTCATACTCCTCTGGGTTCCTACGCCAGCCTATAAAAGAAAGCCATGTGTCAACCACCACTAGACAgagcctgacatccgacattccctgacattcgccaggttccagaagcctcagttgcagtataaaaagggatgttttgtcccttacgtaggtacactcactcgtcatttctgaccagtcttttacttttcgtctTTTCTCTttgtgatttctggggaaaaagtacctgacttgagcgtcggaaagtctgacccgaggactttttccctggttttttTGTCTCTAACGACTGGTGGACTCGTCTGCGTGTGTGTAGAACAATAGCATCATCATCCTGATCGTTTCTCGCCGTAGGACCGCCCGTGCAAACCTTTCCAGGGGGTACCTCGCTGATTAGGCATCTCGacgactctccgtcaacttttcgcacaacaaggcccgccttcatccgactcagcttccggacgggatcaaatttggcgtcgtctgtgggaacacaacaacctgttccAGAACATGacgatggaggagtctggccgcaTAAATGTTACTATGGCTTTGCCggagagtacgagctcttcaaggaggctaAGAGGCGAGCAGCCTCTGAAAAACAGGCGACTGTTTCGCGACCAAGACAAGCCCCTGTTAAAGCTTCCAAGGAGTCCCTCTCAGTTTCAAATCGGGGCTCTAAGAGAAAGCAGCCTGAGGTATTTCCTCAAATGCCTTATCGTGAGCCTGGCGTTGGATATTATCAGCCAAAGTCTTAACGGCAAAGCCTCAAGAAGGAACAACCTCAAGTCTCCATGGCTGAAAGTTCCTTGCCACGAGACTCGAAGAAGGGAAAGGCCCTTATCGTACCAGAGGTATTCCCCGAAGATCCGGATGAGaaagtgttggtgcagttagcactaacgattcaacccaggttttgatgaatgacaaataggttaagttaggtttattgttgatctaacactctgatcgagtgtgcaggataagtccagacaggtcgacgggctgaccggatgtctggcacgaagtccagctaggtcgacgggctgaccaga contains:
- the LOC122010467 gene encoding cucumisin-like, whose product is MAPPLSYLISLALFISFILLPASASSNEERRIYIVYMGALHSSEYPTSELHLNLLKQILVNGSPSESLVYSYQRSFSGFAAKLTTEEAETLNGMKGIVSVFLSKIMELRTTRSWDFLNFTQIVNRNPTMESNVIIGMFDTGIWPESKSFNDKGLRPPPRKWKGACKNMTCNNKIIGARYYNGGGLYQSDEASPLDFIGHGSHTSSIAAGRSVSQASLYGLAKGTARGAVPSAKLAVYKVCASFLCYEHDILAGFDDAIADGVDIISASISFPYHAHDYFDDAIAIGSFHAMANGILTSTAAGNSGPGHYSVGNVAPWLISATASSIDRHIIGRVVTGDNVSTTCVFCGVNKMM
- the LOC122007879 gene encoding dynamin-related protein 5A-like, coding for MAANGFQGSTPVKTPNSKTHSSASRRALPPAQMESSVSTAASSDFRTRFEAYNRLQAAAVAFGEKLPIPEIVALGGQSDGKSSLLEALLGFRFNVREVEMGTRRPLVLQMVHDPSALEPRCRFQEEDSEEYGAPIVLAPSIADVIRSRTETHLRKVQAAVSSKPIVMRAEYAYCPNLTIIDTPGFVLKAKKGEPESTPSEILSMVKSLASPPHRLLLFLQQSSVEWCSSLWLDAVREIDPNFKRTLIVISKFDNRLKEFTERWEVDNYLSASGYLGENVHPFFVALPKDRGTVTNEEFRRQISQVDAEVHRHLRDNVKGGFNEEKFGPYVGFSRLREFLETELQNRYKEAAPATLAQLEQRCNEVSIELIRIESKLQATSDVTQLRHSAMLYVASICSHMVTLIEGAADPAPEQWGKTTGEERSESGNGSWPGVTVALKPPNHTLRLYGGAAFERVMHEFRCATYSIECPQVSREKVANILLAYAGRGGGGGLSEAAAEIARAAARAWLAPLLDTACERLSFVLKSLFDLALVRNRSHDSEYRKKNGDMDGYIGFHAALRRSYNNFIHDLSKQCKQIVQHHLNSVTSPYSQVCYENDLVADVGRYSQLPAASFFPELSDSAADEVGADQENVAPKDQQHSTPGKVTETTKDVLRESQLTVPETPSPDQPSDDFGIKKKEIGNLMDVGGRKRQARLAGGRNVDANRFQNNSILFGAGTMGSKAGSSYAEICSMSAQHFARIRQVLIERNVLSALSAGFLTPCRERLFVALGLELFAVNDEKFMDMFVAPGAVDILQNERQSLNKRQKILQSCLNEFKNIARTL